In a genomic window of Brucella anthropi ATCC 49188:
- a CDS encoding heavy-metal-associated domain-containing protein, with translation MELKIEGMTCGGCAKSVTMAIQSVDSGAKVDTNPTERAVKVETTATLASVLKVLEEAGYPATAN, from the coding sequence ATGGAATTGAAAATCGAAGGCATGACCTGCGGCGGGTGCGCCAAATCTGTAACTATGGCGATCCAATCGGTAGATTCCGGCGCTAAGGTCGACACCAATCCGACAGAGCGCGCGGTCAAGGTCGAAACAACTGCGACACTGGCGTCTGTCTTGAAGGTTCTCGAGGAAGCAGGTTATCCCGCAACCGCTAACTGA
- a CDS encoding 2Fe-2S iron-sulfur cluster-binding protein has product MTRRNVDIRQTRTRLEVSNGQTILEAALAAGISYPHGCRSGRCGSCKSRLIEGEVQLLQHSRFALTEEEKSDGLILACCALPQTDVAVAWLVSDEKAVEAPRRLDAVVIGLYDLTHDIKLIRIAPADGSSLPFTAGQYAQIRFTGTPVRSYSMANRVGEGSLEFHVRRVAGGITSEHIHGALKSGDKVELEFPLGSSYLRQNHSGPMLCIAGGSGLAPIKSIVETALAHGMKQPIHVYFGARSECDLYLVEHFQSLAEQYANLTFVVVLSEAEATQYRCGFVTKAVADDLMDLDGWKAYVAGPPGMVDAAIQLALARGLRGEDMHADVFFTPDDGPNQTPAQ; this is encoded by the coding sequence CTGGAAGTCTCGAACGGACAAACAATCCTCGAAGCCGCACTCGCTGCCGGTATTTCCTATCCTCATGGCTGCCGATCCGGTCGCTGCGGTTCATGCAAATCGCGCCTGATCGAGGGTGAGGTTCAATTGCTTCAGCACTCGCGCTTTGCACTGACTGAGGAGGAGAAATCCGACGGCTTGATCCTCGCGTGCTGTGCATTGCCGCAAACGGATGTCGCTGTCGCGTGGCTTGTCAGCGACGAAAAGGCCGTGGAGGCTCCGCGGCGTCTTGATGCGGTCGTGATCGGACTATATGACCTCACGCACGACATCAAACTGATACGAATTGCGCCTGCAGATGGCTCGTCTTTGCCGTTTACCGCCGGACAATATGCCCAGATCAGATTTACCGGAACTCCGGTGCGCAGCTATTCCATGGCCAACCGTGTAGGTGAGGGCAGTCTGGAATTTCACGTTCGCCGCGTCGCAGGAGGTATTACGTCCGAACACATACACGGCGCGCTGAAGTCCGGTGACAAAGTTGAACTCGAATTTCCCCTTGGTTCCTCCTATCTGCGCCAAAATCATTCCGGCCCGATGCTGTGCATCGCTGGCGGTTCCGGCCTTGCGCCGATCAAGTCGATCGTTGAGACCGCCCTTGCTCACGGCATGAAGCAGCCGATCCATGTTTATTTCGGAGCACGCAGCGAGTGTGATCTCTACCTCGTCGAGCATTTTCAGTCCTTGGCCGAACAGTATGCCAATCTTACCTTTGTGGTGGTGTTATCCGAGGCAGAAGCGACACAGTACCGCTGTGGTTTTGTGACAAAGGCGGTTGCCGACGACCTGATGGACCTTGATGGGTGGAAGGCCTATGTCGCCGGCCCACCGGGAATGGTTGACGCTGCCATTCAGCTCGCCTTGGCGCGCGGATTACGTGGTGAGGACATGCATGCCGATGTGTTTTTCACGCCCGATGACGGCCCCAACCAAACACCAGCCCAGTGA
- the cueR gene encoding Cu(I)-responsive transcriptional regulator, with product MNIGQASKASGVSAKMIRYYEQTGLIPAADRTASGYRDYSDTDVHMLRFIRRARDLGFSVAEIGDLLGLWRDETRQSAVVKRLAQVHIDELRKKIADLQDMTQTLTTLVNACHGDHRPHCPILQRLETDQDDEDLSVQPRSGAIARFMQ from the coding sequence ATGAATATTGGACAAGCCTCTAAAGCATCCGGCGTATCAGCCAAGATGATCCGCTACTATGAGCAGACCGGCCTCATACCTGCTGCCGACCGAACAGCTTCCGGCTACCGCGACTATTCGGACACAGACGTGCATATGCTCCGTTTCATACGGCGAGCCAGAGATCTCGGCTTTTCCGTTGCGGAGATAGGTGATCTTCTCGGGTTATGGCGTGACGAGACGCGACAGAGCGCGGTAGTCAAACGTTTGGCACAAGTTCATATCGACGAACTCCGGAAGAAGATCGCCGATCTGCAAGACATGACCCAGACACTCACGACCTTGGTCAACGCCTGTCACGGCGACCATCGCCCCCATTGCCCGATTCTGCAGCGGCTCGAAACCGATCAGGATGATGAAGACCTTTCGGTTCAGCCGCGTAGTGGTGCTATTGCCCGCTTCATGCAGTGA